In a genomic window of Seriola aureovittata isolate HTS-2021-v1 ecotype China chromosome 11, ASM2101889v1, whole genome shotgun sequence:
- the rprma gene encoding protein reprimo A, which yields MNNTGFNQTEGGLINKTEEFFCCNFSSVVTDNGFVAAAPDERSLFIMRVVQIAVMCVLSLTVVFGIFFLGCNLLIKSEGMINFLVTDRRPSKETEAVIVGAY from the coding sequence ATGAATAACACCGGTTTCAACCAAACGGAGGGCGGACTGATCAATAAGACAGAGGAGTTTTTTTGCTGCAACTTTTCGTCCGTGGTGACTGATAATGGCTTTGTGGCCGCCGCTCCGGATGAGAGGAGCCTCTTCATCATGAGGGTGGTCCAGATAGCCGTCATGTGCGTGCTGTCCCTCACGGTGGTGTTTGGCATATTTTTCTTGGGTTGCAACCTTCTCATAAAGTCAGAGGGGATGATAAACTTTTTGGTTACGGACAGGAGACCGTCCAAAGAAACGGAGGCAGTTATTGTTGGAGCCTACTGA